A window from Pirellulales bacterium encodes these proteins:
- a CDS encoding PEP-CTERM sorting domain-containing protein: DQQIVTNSGFTPNTATTFFNIQPFVLLPVPEPATYALAIVACFGLALRRRMVAGPKSVGGNST; encoded by the coding sequence CGATCAGCAAATCGTGACCAACTCTGGCTTCACCCCCAACACGGCGACGACCTTTTTTAATATTCAGCCGTTCGTTTTGCTTCCCGTGCCTGAGCCTGCGACGTATGCTTTAGCGATCGTAGCTTGCTTTGGATTAGCGCTTCGGCGGCGCATGGTCGCCGGTCCGAAAAGTGTAGGCGGTAATTCAACCTAG